Genomic segment of Candoia aspera isolate rCanAsp1 chromosome 2, rCanAsp1.hap2, whole genome shotgun sequence:
ATATCCAGTGAAGGGACACCCCAGCAATATGGACCAGTGGTTCCACTGTCCAAGTGCCCTTGCTGTAAGGAAGGTTTCCTAATATCCAACCAGCATCTTTGGACCAAGAACCCAACCCCCACCCAGGGGAGGAATCTGAACTCAAGCCCCCCAGACTGACTGCTGTCCAGCCTCGGCTTGGGCCCATCCAGCAAAAGGGAGCTCAGTCTTTCTCTACCCTGCTGATTTTGCTGCTGAACTGCCCCTTCTCTTGGACAGTGTCATATTCAGTCAGAACCTCTCTTCCTGCAACTTAAATCCATTCTTCTGTATCCTACACTCCGGAACAATAAATCTTGGCCTTCTTCTGATATCCTTTCAGGTGCTGTAGCATCATGTAGAGGGCTATCATAGCCCTGCCTCCCCACTGTCTCAAGGTTAAACGTAGCTGATTCTTTCAATCCCTCCTCATAGATtatctgtctccctccctccctccctccctccgtatctatgtatccatccatctatccatcattcTCAAAGTGCTTACAGATGGATCTCTTTATGATCTGTTCTAGGATCTTCCCAGGGATTCGTATTAGACTGATcagtctggagcagtgtttctcagcctgggcagcttgaagatgggtggacttcaactccagaattccccagccagcaatgcagaattctgggagttgaagtccacccatcttcaagctgcccaggctgagaaacacaggTCTGTAGTTTGCTTAACgttccccccaccccgctttttATAATTGGACCAATATTTGCTCTTTCCTGGTCACCTGGCCATTCGTTCATTCTGAGAGACCACTCAAGCCCTGAAGGTTTTGGCCAGACTCAGTCCTTTGCACCCTCACCTGGTCCTGCAACTGATTCAGAATAAAACGGTACTCATGGACCATGTTTCTGTTGCCCGTGCTTCCAGCCTTCCTCTCCACAATTTCCTGGTAGAAGAAATAGAGGTTTTTTTGGCAGAGGAGCCAAACTGGGCACCAGCTTGTATGGATCCgattgtaataaataatatatgcaaGTAGCCAATTAGTTTTCTTTGTCCTTCGTTAAGCTGCTAATATCTTAGTTCTCCACTTCCTTGCCTGTGTTCCTCAACTCAGCTTCACAAAAGCAGGCTACCCTCGTTCAGATCTAGTACATTCTTTCCCTTAGTTTGCAGACAGAATCTATTTTTCATTCGTTAATTCATGCCCTTTACCAGTACTCCTGCAGGACCCCTACTCCTACCGTAGCAGCTCAACCGATTACAGCGTCTATGGAAGAAATCGCTACAATTCCCACATTTTTGGGAAGATTCAGGCTGCCGCTTTTCAGTGGCAGAGCCAACATTGAGGAAtggagatcagactagctctctCTTGCTGCCATTTCAGAAATTGTTGAAGACAGAAACCGTTTTGGAAAGTCTTCCTTTCTTCTGATACCCTCttaaattccatttttgtttccacttctgtattttttttgcTGATTCtcgcttttattattatttgttacgTTATTGTGTTGTTTTAAAGGTTGCCATGGATGTTTTACATTCTACCTAAGCTACCAAGGGTCTTTTTGATTGTGGCAGGGCAGGAACGGGTTTAAGaaagaatttattattattttgaacatACTTAAGAGAAAACTATTTACTGTTCTTTGCATTGTTTGCTGACCTCAGCTTGTCCTGGCACCAGTGTTCCTGTTTGGGAcagtctataccagtgtttctcaaccacagcaactgtaagatgtgtggacttcaactcccagaattccccagccagccatgctggctggggaattctgggaattgaagtccacacatcttacagttgctgcggttgagaaacactggtatagactcTGTCCATCTTCTCTGCACCAAAGGCTGATGAAGTAATTCAGTATTTTGTACTTAGCTACACCGGAAGCAGAGCTCCTTCTTTTGGTTGTGAACTCACGGTTGGCTTGAACCATGCACTAGATCAGGCTGAAATGAGGTTGTGTCGTTTGTGGTTCTGTATGTTTTCAGGAACTCGGCCGACATCTTAGCATTCTGTGTGAACCCAACTAACACGTGAAGCCATCTTGTGGTTTGTTTGGGCAGAACATGCTGTATGAACACAGCAGCCGCCGTTTGTTAATTCTGGGTTAGGATTTGAAGCCCACCAATTCTTAAGTCACGGGTTCGGATTGGATATGATAAATAGCTACGCCTCAATTCACACTCATCTGGAGAAGGGAGGTGGAAATTCCAGGAATCTGCCCTAATGTATCTGGAAATTCAGACAGACAAGATCTGAAGGGGGATGTTCTCAATAGTTGTTCAATAGCTTTGGCTGCAGCACAGCATAGTTGCCTATATTGGAAAAAAAGAGTGGGGGGGGGAATTGTCACCCAGAACAACTGTATCACTGATCAGTGTCTGTGTGGCTCTGGGGTCTCAGGTGGGTCCAAAGTGAGGGGCTTAGCTGCAACTGATTTCAGGTCATTCCCATCACCCCCTTCCAGATCTCCCGACGTTCTTGGAGGCTTCAAGGCTCTGCCAAGCATTCTCCCACAGAGGCAAATTCTTGGTGACTATTTCTCATGAGTAAAATTCTCCCCTACTAATTAATTCTAAGTAACCGTCTTCTAGAAGAAATAGGTAATATTTTGCTACATAAGAACAAAGTATCGTGAGATGGAGATGTAATTTATTATTCTGAAGGCTTCAGCAACTACAAAAATGTATCTTCCATCTCTCTGGCACCTTCAAGAGAGTGgaatatgattttaaaagatGGGATGAGGTCCTGCGCTGTCTTAAATAAGCAGACACCAACCAGACTGTTGGGGATTCATGAGGATTTTATTATGGTCCGTAGTAACAGGTACTTCGTCTGACAAATCATGCATTCCCAATGAATTGGCtgaatgaagaataaaaataaattaaggggAAACAGTAACCTTAAAGAAGATGTGGAGGCATTTAGCCCCATAAGGTCAGGACATGGCTTCCAGACTGACGCCACGCTACCAGGTGAAACTCAGGGGTGCTACCAATTCCCAGGCAACCCCTGTTAACGCAGAGATCCGGGATCTGAAGCAGGAGATTATGTGAAGCTCGAAAGGGCCCAGAAGCCTGAATGACACCGAGGCCTGGCCTTCACTCGGGAGCAGGCCTCACTTGCTTTGCAGCTTCCAGCTGGGTCAGCATTTCATCCCACTGGACAAACTGTTTAGAAAGAAGGAGAGTCTGGAGGGATGCTTTAAGGAAAAGGGAAGCTGGAAAAGGCTCGAAAACCTGCCAGCAGAAATCAGGagcagaaaaaaagcaaaggaaattctAATGGACAACCCAAGAAACAGTCAAGTCGGCTCAAAGCCTTACGGCAGCCAGAGGAAAGCTGAGCAAGTGAAACGGGCAGCTTCATGCGAACAGCACAGGCTTACACCCCCCAAACACAGCGAGAAAAAGGATATCATTTTGTTGTAATCTTCTAGAAGTAACCGGATGTTCTCGGTCACAGCTTCGCACTGATCCTGCAACATCAGAAGAGTTCAATCAATCCGTATTTCCCAGCCTATGTGATTTGGTATTTTAAGTACTAAACACTGCAAGCGCTCCATTCCACCCCACTGACAGGGAGTTACTTATTTCTTAATCTTTCAAACTATTAAGACTTGGGGTTGTTAGTTAAAACTAGATGTGGAAGATTCAGCATCAGTTTAAAAAGAGGACTTTGTTGGCACCATGTAGATAGACTGTGGAATTTCTCTGCTATTATCAGATGTTGGGAGATAGTTTCCAATTCAGGCAGCTTTCAATTTCCCGAAGGAAATTTGCTACTAGCAACTTCTGAATCACAGAAAGTAGCCTGTTCATACCAGCACGGGTAAGCAACTGCCTCCCTGCCCTGTGAGTTTCCTGATCTAGCCACAAACGCTTGTGTTCTTTACCGTACTTACTCCGTTTACACAATTTCCTTGACCAGGCTAGGTCAAGACTTAGTGGCTGCATTTGCATACCACATGAAGAAGCCTGGTCAGTTTTAAGTTGAATGGTTTTCCATTAATTTATTGTCCATTGTACTGTGCAAAAAATGAGGCAATTCACACAAATGCAGCCTGTCTGTCCCTAAGGCAACACCAACAGTGTCTGTGTTTATTAAAAAATGCAAGAAGACAGCAGCGTGATTGAAGCTGCAACCGACAGTCTGCTTTTTCAGACTCCCTACTGCACACAGGGTGGGACAAAACCCAGCACAATCTAAGGAATGACATTAGACTCCCCTTTCTTTTGGGGGAGGATTCGCTCCTAAGGAAGCTCAAGTGTCTGCTGCGGACAGGTGGGGCCTCAGGTGGGAGTGGATGCAGGCTGGCTAAGCTGGGCGTTAATTCTTAGCTCTTTTCCAGCCTGGAGCTTACCTGCTGCTGAAGGTGTATCTGTGAAAGCCGCTGGAGCTTGGTGGCATGATCAGGAGCAGCTGCAAGAGATCGGAAAGGGGAAGCCAGCCTCTTGTGACCACTGTTCAAAGCACGGCAAAGGGAACAGGGGGCCTTGCCTCCCCAAATGGCAACTGGGGGCTGTTGGGGAGGTAAGTGGGAGCAGTTTGGCTCCTAAAAGTTTCCCATTACTATTCTCTTTCTTCAAATCACAAAAAATGGTTTTGTAGAACCGGGAAGCTGAATTGATGCCCGTGAAGCCTCCAACTCTCCGCCACTGAGTTCCACCCCTCTTTAAATTTTGTTCCATCTGACAGATGTCAGCGCTTTGAGGTAgggcaggtcaggaaacagactccatgaGGACTACTGGAATGTGAAGGGTAGAATaacagagtttccctctgcccctcCTTTATACCCAAAAGTGGGGCAACCTTTTGAGGAGTTTCTTCCTCAACCCCTCCTCTCTTTCAGGGCTGAGTGGATGCTTCTACATAGCTACTTTTGCGTCCCTTCTTTAAGATTATCTTCATATTTCTTTATGCATGCATTTTAGCAACCATAACATTAATCAGAGGAAAGCTGGAGGCAAATGGCCAAGTTCTACATAAGCAATGGCTTTTTTCTCCTTAGCAACAATGGCTGGCAGGATCTCCATGTTCAACCTTCTGACTTCCTCACCCAGCCCCACTTGCTCATCTTAATTCCAGCTGCAGGAGCTGAGGCCTCCACAGAGCATCTGAACTACCACAGCATGCTCTCATCTTGTTTCTGCTTGTGCTAACCAACCAACTCCATTTCAGCCTTGCGTGTTGGGCAAACACAACTGCTACGGTGAGTCCGCAGCCGAATGCCTTGCATCAATCTAGGCCTGCATTGTGCCATGTGCAGAAATTGCACACTGAAGCAAGCAGGTGAACCAGAAGATGTTGGTGACTGTTGACAAAGATGACGGCAAAGCAATACTGTGGTCCTATTGTggttcccatgctggctggggaattctgggagttgaagtccacacatcttaaaagttgtcacagttgagaaacactgtctcaaTGTCTGGCAGCAGTGGCATCTGTCACAGGCTGCACTAAGTCATGCCTTTGCTTTACTATGGCTTACTGAGTAAGACACACCTGGCCAGTTTCCATGCTCAAGGCGGTAAATACACATATTAGGTTCGTAAAACACAGTAGAGCAAAACCGTATACATCGTATTGCGGCTTACGTGAAACAGGCCAGCGACTGGGTTGCGGTGCTCCTTCTTGGCTCGCAGCCTACATGCTCACTCCCTTACAGGCTGCTATGCAACGCTATGACTATTATTTCCTTGGCTGCTCAGTGGCCAGTCCATAAGATGTGCTTCTCTTAGGCTCAGAGGATCAAGGCCCCAGAGGGTACCTCACTACACCCCATTCTAATCCTGAATGTGAACATACGAGAAAGGAAATAGGGTAAATTCTTTGAGGGCAGGGCTATCAAGGGCCACTGTTCTTGCAGGCTCAGTGTTATCTCCAGCACGGAGGCAGCCTGCTTCTATGGAAGCTAACGGAAGTACCGTTGCAAGGATGTCTCCCACTGTGCGAAACAAATTGTTAGAGTAAAATCAAATCTCGGTTTGATACAGAGTGAAGCTCAGGACAGGACTTCCTTTCATCCGCAAAGCCAGCCATTCAATTGAGATGGGTTTGTATTCTTTTACCACACAAACTCAGTTCAGGTAACAGACCAAAATGGcatttatatgaaaatatatacatGAATCAGAATCAAGTGAGCTGCAATACTTGGCGAAAGTGTGATAGATACAGGGCTTGGTATAAGTAAAAAGATGGATCCAGGGATAAAGGATAGAGAGCAACTCACCTTTGATGTGTGCACTGTCCAAATACGGCTGTAGGCTGTTCACCTGCTCCAGAAGTGCTGCCTGGGCCGTGATGGATTGTTCTTCTGGGGGTAGGAAAAGCATTACGTGAGTCAGGCAGAAGCTGTAGCTTTGCTCGTTCAGCAGCCACAGACCACGCGACCCGTGCCCAGATGGAGCAGATTATCAACTGACCAGAGCTGGCTGGCTAACGAGACCAGAACCAACCTTAAGACAGCTTAAAACTTACCTATTTTGAACTGTGCACCGCTGAGTACAATAaggattattttcaaataaatgtgcATAAGGTTACGACCTAAAAACAGTACTAAGATTACGCTTTCTCTTTTCAAtggtttgttgttgctgtttattcgttcagtcacttccgactcttcgtgactccatggaccagcccacaccagagcctcctgtcggtcgtcgccacccccagctcccccagggacgggtccgtcacctctagaatatcatccatccaccttgcccttggtcggcccctcttccttttgccctccactctccctagcatcagcatcttctccaggctgtcctgtcttctcattatgtggccaaagtatttcagttttgcctttaatatcacttcctcaagtgagcagtctggctttatttcctggaggaaggactggtttgatcttcttgcagtccaaggcactctcagagttttcctccaacaccacagttccagagcatccatcttccttctctcagccttccttatggtccagctctcgcagccacatgttactacggggaacaccattgctttaactatgcggacccttgttgtcagtgtgatgtctctgctcttaactattttattgagatgggtcattgctcttctcccaaggattttcAATGGTTACAAATCTGAAAAATGACTGACAAAAACCTAGGGCAAATAAGTACTTTATAAATTAAAATCTACTGCTAAAAACACATAACCTAAGTGCCTACATTAAGAGTCATTTCAGGAACTACCTGCCAAGATGAACTGCAGCTTCATGGCATCTGGGACAGCCATTCGATCAATGTACTGAGGATCCAGGTATTTTAGGATGTCTTCAACTTAGAGGAAGAACAACATAAAACAGAATTAGAACTTTAGAATGCAATAACAATAGAAACGGTGCTGTTAAATCACACAGAATGCTTAAGAGCACTGAATCAGTAACAAGCCTTGTGCCTATCAAGGCTTTTTCTTGgaattatgccccttcctggagcgagaggccctttgaacggtcactcatgccctgatcatctcccatatagactactgcaatgcactctacatggggctacccttgaagactatccagaagctacagctggtccaaaatgcagccacgcaggcaattttaggtgcttcaagatcagcacatataactgcgagctgcattgggtgccagtttgcttccgggtccaattcaaggggttggttatcacccttaaagccctacatggcatggggccaggttacctgagggaccgcctcatccccctaacatcaacccgccccacccggtcatgcagagagggcatgctgcgaatcCTGCCGGttagagaattccacctggcagggtccaggaggcaggccttctctgcagtggcacccgccctctggaatattctgcccccggaggtaaggcaggcccctttgttcctggccttccggaagaacttgaaaacctggctctgctgcatcgcttggggtgggagaggtaatagctcgtcttgggggtggctagcaccatagatccttCCCACTGAATAACaacgttgccccttgggtttggtatttatcttatttttatttactggtgtatttattgtaatgtatattttatgattttaattctggttttattgtaaaccgcccagagtctccctttcttgggggagatgggcagtaatagaagtttgaaaaataaataaaataaataaattactttagATGAAGAGTGTTGGCCAAGTGTTAATGCTAAATACtctcaaacaaaaagaaaaacaatactaAGAACCACCAGATGGCATGCTAATATTTTTTCAATGCCTTCTTCCGACTTTTCAAAATAGGGAAGGTAACACCAGCATGCCATCATACACTTTTAGAATTGCAGAATTGGAAGGTGTCCTACAGGCCAGCTAGTCTAACGTCATACTCAAtccaggatccactagagcatccCTGAAAAATGACCATCCAGATTCTGAAACACCTCTGGGGAAGGAGAACCCAGGACATGCAGCAGCTTCTTCCACTAGCTGATAGCTCAAACGCTCAGGAAGCTGCTCCTGACACCAAGCCTGAACGTCCTTCCTTGTGGTTTTAACCCAGTAGTCCTGGTCCTGCCCTCTTGGGCAACAGAAAATAAGTCCACTTTCTCTTCTGTGAGGCAACCCtgccattgtttgtttatttatacatgCACATGGCTGCCAAACTCAAActatgtgactctaggtggcatacaaaaaAGACAACTATAATCAGTACAAAATAATATAGCTcattaaacaataaaacaataacactAAACAATAAAATGGTGAACGGAACTGAAAACTTCTACAACTCAGCCTAAAGCCCAGGGGATCAGCCAAGTCTTAACTGCCCTCCTAAATGCccatagggttggggccaactgtATGTGTGGGGGAAGATcgctccaaagggcaggggctgtcaCAGAGGGACCTCTCAGTCGTCCTTCTGTAGGCTAACCATGCccagatgcagaactttacaGTTCTCTATGTTAAATTTCATCTTATTTGTTTCAGGccactgctcaagcctgtctagaTCTTTCTGAATCCCCTCTCTGTCCTCTGAAGTATTAGCCTCCCAGCCTTCTGTCATCTGAAAACTATAAAGAATGATCTAAATACTGTACTAAAAATTGCTTATTTCACAACTACATAAACCCTTCAGAAAAGGGTTCCTTGGTTATATTGATTGTGGGATGTTGTGAttgttcttggctgctattttatgttatttatgtttttaattattgattcctttttctgttttgttagccacccagagtaatgtatatgagatgggcagccacataaaaccaaccaacaaacctaAGCAACTTACCATTCTTAGTATACAGAATaccagatgtttgtttgtttatcgtatttttccaccacccatcttgaaaactctgggcggtttacaaaatgAGTCCAGATGAATATCTAGCATAAACTCAATTGTAATTCTAAGCAACAGTATTAATGTACTAAGCTAAAATGCATGGATCAAGTAAATCATTTTACATAATTCAGAGAAGGCAAAGTTGTTAAGAGCCAGGCATGCGTTTATTTGAGAAATTGTCTCGGCAGTGCAAATGCATTGTAACCAATACATTTCTATGCTCCTTTGTTCCCATTTCTGTATAacgaaaaaaaaaatcactttatttatttattagcattaCTAGGATGCTCCATTCccaacagactctgggcagcaaacacgGTTAAATAAAGCTAAAATCATCAAAAGGTTCTAAACACTAGCGCTATGGAAACTTCAACATCTTCAGCCCAACAGGATTCATACTACTCACACCAGCTTTTGGCAAAGGGTGCATTACGTTCAAGAAACAATTTGGCAACATCACCAGTTTAAAACAGGTTTCCTCAACATTCAGCAGTTATAAGATCTCTTTAAGACAGCTGATGGAGCAAaccagcattttgtttttgaaaaaaagaaaagtacttactttttttgaaaagaattttaactctctctcttttgcttgcAATGTTTCCCAAGGCCACTTGAACCTTGACTAAGCCATCTGCTACCTAGAGGGGGGAAAGGCTGTTACTCacaactggaaagaaaaaaagcttcaTACAGGTTGCTTTAAAGCACTGTTTTTCAGTGCTTACAGATGGATCTCTTTATGATCTGTTCTAGGATCTTCCCAGGGATTCATATTAGACTGATCAGTCTAGAGCAATGattttcaactttggcagctttaagatgggtggacttcaactcccagacttctggctggggaattctgggaattgaagtccacccatcttaaagttgccaactttggaAAATATTGCTTTAAACTGAGTCTGAACCATGAGTAACAAATGGAAAGGCACATTTactaaaaattggacactagagggaactaaagattacaattaaaggagaagaacactcaaacttgacttacaattacagaatgaagcaaaatattttaacattggacaaactgaaggatatttttgaacaatgggcccagaagttaattttaataacgTCCGCCTCTATAGACGGACTGTCtgaaccaggatttctcaaccagggttccatggaaccctagggtttcatgagaggtcactgggggttccctgggagatcatgatttatttaaaaaataatttcaaatttgggcaacttcaccttaaagaggtacatttcattctttatttttagtttaagaacactgttaatgcatacagacaggcaTGAAACGAATAATTTTGAAACtcttggcctatatttgagcctgaatgtgcagggattccccaaggcctgaaaaatatttcaagggttcctccagggtcaaaaggttgagaaaggctggtctaaaagatgttatggaaaaggaacaagttcTGCCTGACAAGATTgaaactgagttgaaagtggacttAAAAATGACACGGTGCAAGAattacatggaaaaagatgtcacaccggatatacaaaagaaactggctgatatcttaataattaaaagggatatacaaacaacaaaccaaaagagtgacctggataattttccgatattggatttacaaaagaagcttgttaaaaaaAGTTCTGAAGAATTACGTGAGATGGGacgaagaaaaaaatgaaaaaaaaatcaacttcttcggtattatttgaaggaactaaagattaagactgttagatgtaaaaggaagaaatatataattgatttatttgatctaggttaaaatagatatgttatctctggtaacccttaatggacttttgctgacatcaggactgaacgacaaggctttaaggatttgtttataggtaagagatgggatatgggaagaagaaatcatttgttgtattttaagagaaggtgataagttactaaaattgtttatacttgttgtgatgaaggtgggaagtcacttctttatatttcttttctttctctttatcatagtcttatttttttcttttccccttttttcttttctgcgtcttctattctttctttttattttactatttttttcaatttgtattagtttttattgttataattataatatttaataaaattgctatatattttttttaaaaagaaaggcacATTTACTTAAATAAATGCAAGGAAGGGGCAAACAAAGATCTTCCTAAGCTGAGAATTTTCATTCTGGTGGTCAAATTCACCTTTCCTGAGAAGATCAAAGAGAAAGCTGCCAGGGcaagctgaaaaaatgactttggGGCCCTATCTTCTGCCCAAGAAGCATGGCAGGAGTTGTGCATGATGGGAACTGTTGTCCTTTTGGCAATATTCAGAGGGCAGTGGTTGCTAAGCTGTCATCTTTGGC
This window contains:
- the DCTN3 gene encoding dynactin subunit 3, which codes for MAVAEVRQLQSRLDALEERVFGAPAGAASAGGARKVADGLVKVQVALGNIASKRERVKILFKKIEDILKYLDPQYIDRMAVPDAMKLQFILAEEQSITAQAALLEQVNSLQPYLDSAHIKAAPDHATKLQRLSQIHLQQQDQCEAVTENIRLLLEDYNKMTLLLSKQFVQWDEMLTQLEAAKQVRPAPE